One window of the Bacteroidota bacterium genome contains the following:
- a CDS encoding NAD(P)/FAD-dependent oxidoreductase: MKNYDVVILGGGISGLTLSIQLKRKNPDMSILVLEKRKEMAPDSAFKIGESISELASHYFREVLGLKDYLVEHQLPKYGQRFFFKSRTKDVIESRIELGPRKWLYSPSHQLDRGTLENYLVGLVQVEYGTEFLLDADVKDVEFDKDCSVVSYTHQGVPMQAGARWVVDATSRHSFLKRKLKFAKPLDHPINSVWWRLKGVVDVGSWSESEAWKNYPEVKLRHLSTNHFLDTGYWIWIIPLGTKNTSIGIVADPAFHPFEKFDTYAKAMEFLKENEPLLYNKLEPMSGNKLDFKISKHFAHHSSRLYDGSMRWGVTGEAGVFLDPFYSPGCDLISINNMWLGDLILRELSGENVSFRAEIYEQTHLGLFDAWVPIYHNKYQLMGSSQIMTAKILWDWAVYWSIPTLLYTNNALTDLSVLKLLFSNPKGLGSKFKKIHEQMQNLFVAWGKYDNNQIFERKFIDPLDLSYLLDFQTNVGTQYGDKLVERATHNMEILEKVAAEIFRRVSHFAKGTSLDMAVNPYTMDLDNPVPTHNEDLNIPRDEQIVRDIDNIWFYGKEQTA; encoded by the coding sequence ATGAAAAATTATGATGTAGTGATTCTGGGTGGGGGCATTTCAGGGCTTACCCTTTCTATTCAGTTAAAAAGAAAAAACCCTGACATGAGTATTCTGGTGCTCGAGAAAAGAAAGGAGATGGCACCTGATTCCGCTTTTAAAATTGGCGAATCTATCAGCGAGCTTGCCAGCCACTACTTTCGCGAGGTGCTTGGACTTAAAGATTACCTCGTTGAACACCAGTTGCCCAAATATGGACAGCGCTTTTTCTTTAAGTCAAGAACCAAAGATGTTATTGAATCGCGTATCGAACTTGGTCCACGCAAATGGCTTTATTCCCCAAGCCACCAGCTAGATCGCGGCACTTTAGAAAACTATCTCGTTGGTTTGGTGCAAGTGGAATACGGCACCGAATTTTTGTTGGATGCGGATGTGAAAGATGTTGAGTTTGATAAGGATTGCAGTGTAGTTTCATACACACACCAAGGTGTTCCTATGCAGGCCGGTGCCCGTTGGGTAGTGGATGCCACCAGTCGTCATAGTTTCTTGAAACGCAAACTCAAATTTGCCAAACCCTTAGACCATCCTATCAATTCTGTATGGTGGCGTTTAAAAGGAGTAGTAGATGTGGGCAGTTGGAGCGAAAGCGAAGCTTGGAAAAATTATCCAGAAGTGAAACTGCGCCATTTAAGTACGAACCACTTTTTAGACACCGGTTACTGGATTTGGATAATTCCGCTAGGCACTAAGAATACAAGCATAGGCATTGTTGCTGACCCGGCGTTTCATCCGTTTGAAAAGTTCGATACCTATGCGAAGGCGATGGAATTTCTCAAAGAAAACGAACCGCTGCTTTACAATAAATTGGAGCCTATGAGCGGAAACAAATTGGACTTTAAAATTTCAAAACACTTTGCCCATCACAGCAGCCGTCTATACGATGGAAGTATGCGCTGGGGTGTGACCGGCGAAGCAGGTGTATTTCTCGATCCGTTTTACTCTCCGGGCTGCGATCTTATTTCCATTAACAATATGTGGTTGGGCGATCTTATTCTGCGCGAATTAAGTGGTGAAAACGTAAGTTTCCGTGCCGAAATATACGAGCAAACCCACCTCGGTCTGTTTGATGCTTGGGTGCCTATTTACCACAACAAATACCAACTCATGGGCAGTTCGCAAATAATGACGGCAAAGATTTTGTGGGACTGGGCGGTTTATTGGAGCATTCCTACTTTGCTATACACCAACAATGCTCTTACCGATTTATCTGTACTCAAACTATTATTTTCCAACCCCAAGGGACTCGGTTCAAAATTCAAAAAGATTCACGAGCAAATGCAAAACTTGTTTGTTGCCTGGGGTAAATACGACAACAACCAGATTTTTGAACGTAAATTTATTGACCCGCTCGACCTCAGTTACTTGCTCGATTTTCAAACGAACGTAGGGACACAGTACGGCGATAAATTAGTTGAGCGCGCTACCCACAACATGGAAATACTTGAAAAAGTAGCGGCTGAAATTTTTCGCAGGGTTAGCCACTTTGCTAAAGGTACTTCGCTCGATATGGCCGTAAACCCTTACACCATGGATCTAGATAATCCGGTGCCTACGCACAACGAAGATCTCAACATTCCGCGTGACGAACAAATCGTCCGCGATATTGATAACATCTGGTTTTACGGAAAGGAACAAACCGCATAA
- a CDS encoding Rrf2 family transcriptional regulator, translating into MLSQACKAAIKAVVYLASKHDTGERAMIKEISGKINENEHTVGKVLQTLVKQGIINSVKGPSGGFFISKPQMKEPIITIVEAIDGINIFKECGLGLSKCSESHPCPIHHEYKTARNLIEKLFTDNKISSFH; encoded by the coding sequence ATGCTAAGCCAAGCCTGCAAAGCCGCCATCAAAGCGGTCGTATATCTTGCCTCCAAACACGATACCGGTGAACGAGCCATGATTAAAGAGATTTCTGGAAAAATTAATGAGAACGAACACACCGTCGGCAAGGTGCTGCAAACCTTAGTCAAGCAAGGAATCATCAACAGCGTCAAAGGCCCCTCCGGTGGTTTTTTTATTTCCAAACCACAAATGAAAGAACCCATCATCACCATCGTAGAAGCGATTGACGGCATCAATATTTTCAAAGAATGTGGCTTGGGTTTAAGCAAATGCTCCGAATCACATCCCTGCCCCATCCATCACGAATACAAAACAGCGCGAAACCTGATTGAAAAACTATTTACCGACAATAAAATCTCATCCTTCCATTAG
- a CDS encoding fibronectin type III domain-containing protein, whose protein sequence is MDFTAAGDIAIAASSGMEVNDPATSIGFLPSPTGLVISNTKTLGKLNLKWEKVPKNSGYLIQWTQDLENPVWPGYKEAEKTSASVSGLNPGERYFFRVATLSRAGHDGYTAPVAIWILNQ, encoded by the coding sequence GTGGACTTCACGGCTGCGGGAGATATAGCGATCGCTGCCAGTAGTGGTATGGAGGTGAACGATCCGGCCACCAGTATCGGTTTCCTTCCTTCGCCAACCGGTCTCGTGATTTCAAACACGAAAACGCTCGGCAAGCTTAATCTGAAGTGGGAGAAGGTGCCGAAGAACTCGGGCTACCTTATTCAGTGGACTCAGGATCTGGAAAATCCGGTATGGCCCGGCTATAAAGAGGCAGAAAAGACTTCTGCTTCTGTCAGCGGCCTGAATCCCGGAGAGCGTTATTTCTTTCGTGTGGCCACGCTTAGCCGCGCAGGACATGACGGGTACACCGCACCGGTGGCTATCTGGATATTGAACCAATAA
- a CDS encoding metal-sulfur cluster assembly factor: protein MDIETNNLEKCTIALSGLKSVIDPEIGLNVVDLGLIYQVDFEEEEKNVQLVMTLTTQFCPMGEAIQSDVTDSLTTSFPGYNIKLELTFDPAWKMEMISEEGRQFLNH, encoded by the coding sequence ATGGATATAGAGACCAACAACCTTGAAAAATGTACCATCGCTCTAAGCGGTTTAAAGTCCGTCATAGACCCTGAAATCGGCTTGAACGTAGTGGACCTCGGCCTGATTTATCAGGTAGATTTTGAAGAAGAAGAAAAAAATGTGCAGCTCGTCATGACCCTCACCACCCAATTTTGCCCTATGGGCGAAGCCATCCAAAGCGACGTGACCGACTCACTCACCACTTCCTTTCCCGGCTACAACATCAAACTCGAACTCACCTTCGACCCGGCTTGGAAAATGGAAATGATTTCGGAAGAAGGCAGACAGTTTCTAAATCATTAA
- a CDS encoding LysR family transcriptional regulator, which translates to MPKPKKYTIRVRFWVDETSGPFLGIGRVLLLEQIKITGSITGAAKELKMSYRQAWQLVSDMNKCSDKPLVEKQLGGSAGGGAFLTPAGEVAIKQFYKIDKQLKAFAEKLNAQTKL; encoded by the coding sequence GTGCCAAAGCCAAAGAAATACACCATCAGAGTCCGGTTTTGGGTAGATGAAACAAGCGGTCCCTTTTTGGGGATTGGCCGAGTGCTTTTGTTAGAGCAAATTAAGATTACCGGCTCTATCACCGGTGCGGCAAAAGAGTTGAAGATGTCGTACCGTCAGGCATGGCAATTGGTTTCTGATATGAATAAATGCTCCGACAAGCCATTGGTAGAAAAACAACTTGGCGGAAGTGCCGGGGGCGGAGCTTTTCTTACCCCTGCGGGTGAAGTAGCTATTAAACAATTTTACAAAATAGATAAACAGCTAAAAGCATTTGCTGAAAAACTAAATGCACAAACTAAACTCTAA
- a CDS encoding DUF2249 domain-containing protein, translated as MKPLNANTKIAAIIKQNPDALEAIISISPKFEKLRNPILRKIMAARASISMACKIAGCTADDFYNKLAPLGFTIDKLAPMENTVESKRPDFLEKAKSEDIVELDVRPALAQGNDPFTIIMDKVKTLQAGQILKLINTFEPVQLIPLLSKKGFESYTDFKSEDLVETYFYKTTETTAPIIEPDIKDATDWDAVLLKYKDKMRTVDVRELEMPLPMMTILEELENLPSDTALFVYHKRIPLFLLPELKEKAFDYRIKEISDSQVHLLIFKL; from the coding sequence ATGAAGCCCCTCAATGCCAATACGAAGATTGCTGCAATAATCAAACAAAACCCTGATGCCTTAGAAGCCATCATCAGTATTTCGCCAAAGTTTGAAAAGCTGCGCAATCCTATTTTGCGCAAGATAATGGCCGCCAGAGCTTCTATTTCTATGGCCTGCAAAATAGCCGGGTGTACTGCTGATGACTTTTACAATAAACTAGCCCCTCTCGGATTCACAATAGATAAATTGGCACCAATGGAAAATACAGTTGAAAGCAAACGCCCTGATTTTTTAGAGAAGGCAAAGTCGGAAGATATAGTAGAGTTAGATGTGCGTCCGGCGCTTGCACAAGGCAATGATCCCTTTACAATTATCATGGACAAGGTTAAAACCTTGCAGGCGGGTCAAATACTAAAACTCATCAACACCTTTGAGCCGGTTCAGCTGATTCCGCTTTTGAGCAAAAAAGGATTTGAATCTTATACTGATTTCAAAAGTGAAGATTTAGTAGAAACCTATTTCTACAAAACTACCGAAACGACTGCGCCGATAATTGAACCCGACATCAAAGACGCTACCGATTGGGACGCCGTTTTGTTGAAGTATAAAGACAAGATGCGGACGGTGGATGTGCGCGAATTAGAAATGCCCTTACCGATGATGACCATTCTGGAAGAGTTAGAAAACCTACCCTCCGATACTGCTTTGTTTGTTTACCACAAGCGAATACCACTCTTCCTTTTGCCCGAATTAAAAGAAAAAGCATTTGACTATCGCATCAAAGAGATCAGCGATTCGCAAGTGCATTTACTGATTTTTAAGCTCTAA
- the ric gene encoding iron-sulfur cluster repair di-iron protein, with protein METIEQNILNVTLLEPREKHPTIFARFDELSEGETLTIHNDHDPKPLYYQLLGQRGDIFTWEYLEQGPVWFRINITKRITGEGSETLGEIAAKDLRKAQVFKKYGIDFCCGGKKTVKQVCIEKGLDVAKIEQELQQADQVVASRPLPYNDWAPDFLADYIVNTHHSYVKKNLPDIRGYADKVARVHGGRHPELLPINKLVEDIYEEFSGHMMKEEQVLFPLIKQMVKAIETNQPLTTSGIGSVDSPIRMMESEHELVGNYMAEIRTLSDNYTLPEDACASYSLLFRMLEEFEEDLHIHIHLENNILFPKALELEKQFV; from the coding sequence ATGGAAACTATAGAACAAAACATCCTTAATGTTACCTTATTGGAACCCCGCGAAAAACACCCTACCATCTTTGCTCGCTTTGATGAGCTGAGCGAGGGCGAGACTCTAACTATCCACAACGACCACGATCCCAAGCCGCTGTATTATCAGTTGTTGGGTCAGCGGGGTGATATTTTTACTTGGGAATATTTAGAACAGGGTCCTGTCTGGTTCAGAATAAATATTACGAAACGCATCACCGGTGAAGGATCGGAAACATTAGGCGAAATCGCGGCTAAAGATTTGCGCAAGGCACAGGTGTTTAAAAAGTACGGTATTGATTTTTGCTGTGGAGGTAAAAAAACTGTGAAGCAGGTTTGTATTGAAAAAGGATTAGACGTTGCTAAAATTGAACAAGAACTTCAGCAGGCTGATCAGGTAGTTGCCTCTCGCCCTTTACCGTATAACGATTGGGCGCCCGATTTCTTGGCTGATTATATTGTGAACACTCACCACAGCTACGTAAAAAAGAATTTGCCCGACATTCGCGGCTATGCTGATAAAGTAGCCCGGGTACATGGAGGTCGTCACCCTGAACTATTGCCGATTAATAAATTGGTAGAAGATATTTACGAGGAATTTTCAGGGCACATGATGAAAGAAGAGCAGGTATTATTTCCTCTTATCAAGCAGATGGTTAAAGCCATAGAAACGAACCAACCACTGACCACATCGGGTATTGGCTCTGTAGATAGTCCTATCAGAATGATGGAATCGGAACATGAGTTGGTCGGCAATTACATGGCAGAAATCAGAACACTTAGTGATAATTATACCTTACCGGAAGATGCCTGCGCTAGTTACAGTTTGCTTTTCCGTATGCTTGAGGAGTTTGAAGAAGATTTGCATATCCACATTCATCTCGAAAACAACATTCTTTTCCCTAAGGCGCTGGAATTAGAAAAGCAGTTTGTATAA